The Candidatus Woesearchaeota archaeon genome includes a region encoding these proteins:
- the lonB gene encoding ATP-dependent protease LonB translates to MAKKKSVKKTKELDMNKELEFNDTSELNVSDKIIDQVIGQEDAIEVVKKASIQRRHVLLIGEPGTGKSMLGLALAELLPKEKLVDVLSFPNPNDANQPVIRTVPGGKGRGVVSSSKVQSSQSLRNQNTILFVVIGILFLLNIVSFHYFINEYGPVAGSIFIVGSSIISVVIIGLFVISMNLSKRMGDKQVVQSPKVIVDNFGRKQAPFFDATGAHAGALLGDVLHDPFQSGGLGTPAHERVVAGMIHKAHLGVLFVDEIATLAANTQQELLTAIQEGKFSITGQSERSAGAMVRTDPVPCKFVLIAAGNLETIKHMHPALRSRIRGYGYEVYMKDTMLDNVSNRNKIGVFVAQEVVRDGKIPHFSRDSVLEIIEEAKRKASRKGHLTLKLRELGGLIRAAGDIALEEKAKLVTIEHITKARTVSRSLEKQLSDRYIERKKEYELITTSGLKVGRVNGLAVIGMDGSNSGIILPIESEVSPGKEKNIIATGKLGDIAKEAVLNVFAIIKKYFGKDFMEKKDIHVQFLQTYEGVEGDSASVAVAVAVISALKDIPIKQEFAMTGSLSVRGDVLPVGGVTSKVEAAIDAGIKSVIVPKSNMGDIVIKDDKLKKIKIIPVSRLFEVLDVVFDWKGKEKLRKVVLSKH, encoded by the coding sequence ATGGCAAAGAAGAAATCTGTTAAAAAAACTAAAGAGCTTGATATGAATAAGGAGCTAGAATTTAATGATACTAGTGAGTTAAATGTTTCTGATAAAATTATTGATCAGGTGATCGGTCAGGAAGATGCTATTGAAGTTGTTAAGAAAGCTAGTATTCAAAGAAGGCATGTTTTGTTGATTGGCGAACCTGGAACTGGCAAGTCTATGCTTGGGTTGGCTTTGGCTGAGTTGTTACCTAAAGAGAAGTTAGTTGATGTTCTTAGTTTTCCTAATCCTAATGATGCTAATCAGCCTGTTATAAGAACTGTTCCAGGTGGAAAGGGCAGAGGCGTTGTTAGTTCTTCTAAAGTTCAGAGTTCTCAGTCACTTAGAAATCAAAACACTATTTTGTTTGTTGTTATTGGTATTTTATTTTTGTTAAATATTGTTAGTTTTCATTATTTTATTAATGAATATGGTCCTGTTGCAGGTTCTATTTTTATTGTTGGTTCTAGCATTATTTCTGTTGTTATTATCGGTTTATTTGTTATTTCTATGAATCTTAGTAAAAGAATGGGAGATAAACAAGTTGTTCAGTCTCCTAAGGTTATTGTTGATAATTTTGGTAGAAAACAGGCTCCTTTTTTTGATGCTACTGGTGCTCATGCCGGTGCTTTATTAGGAGATGTTTTGCATGATCCTTTTCAGTCAGGAGGTTTAGGAACTCCTGCTCATGAACGTGTTGTTGCAGGTATGATTCACAAAGCGCACTTAGGTGTTTTGTTTGTTGATGAAATTGCTACTTTGGCTGCAAATACTCAACAAGAGTTATTAACTGCTATTCAGGAAGGTAAATTTTCAATTACTGGGCAAAGTGAGCGAAGTGCGGGAGCTATGGTTCGAACAGATCCTGTTCCTTGTAAATTTGTTTTGATCGCTGCTGGTAATTTGGAGACTATTAAGCATATGCACCCTGCTCTTAGAAGTAGAATTAGGGGTTATGGGTATGAAGTTTATATGAAAGACACTATGCTTGATAATGTTAGTAATAGGAATAAAATAGGGGTTTTTGTTGCACAAGAAGTTGTTCGTGATGGTAAGATTCCTCATTTTAGTAGGGATTCTGTTCTTGAGATTATTGAGGAAGCTAAAAGAAAGGCTAGCAGAAAAGGTCATTTGACTTTGAAGTTAAGAGAACTTGGAGGATTAATTAGAGCTGCAGGGGATATTGCTTTGGAAGAAAAAGCAAAGCTTGTAACTATTGAACATATTACGAAAGCTAGAACTGTTTCTAGGTCTTTGGAAAAACAATTATCGGATAGGTATATTGAGCGTAAGAAAGAGTATGAATTGATTACTACGTCTGGTTTGAAAGTCGGAAGAGTTAATGGTTTGGCTGTTATTGGTATGGATGGTAGTAATTCTGGAATTATTTTACCTATTGAATCAGAAGTAAGTCCTGGTAAAGAAAAAAATATTATTGCAACAGGTAAATTAGGAGATATTGCAAAAGAAGCCGTATTAAATGTTTTTGCTATTATTAAAAAGTATTTTGGTAAAGATTTTATGGAGAAAAAAGACATTCATGTTCAATTCTTACAGACTTATGAGGGTGTTGAAGGAGATAGTGCTTCTGTTGCTGTGGCTGTCGCAGTTATTAGCGCTTTGAAAGATATTCCTATAAAACAAGAGTTTGCTATGACTGGTTCTCTTAGTGTTCGAGGAGACGTTTTACCTGTCGGAGGAGTCACTAGTAAAGTTGAAGCAGCTATTGATGCGGGTATTAAGAGTGTTATTGTTCCTAAAAGTAATATGGGCGATATAGTTATTAAGGATGATAAGTTGAAAAAAATAAAAATTATTCCTGTTAGTAGGCTTTTTGAAGTTCTTGATGTTGTTTTTGATTGGAAGGGTAAGGAAAAATTAAGAAAAGTAGTACTGTCCAAACACTAA
- a CDS encoding 50S ribosomal protein L35ae: MEGIIVNFKRSVTRTADSRMIVKVDSITGKEDAGKLVGKKVVYNTGKKDISGEVTKAHGNSGALLVKFETGMPGQAIGQKVKIN, from the coding sequence ATGGAAGGTATAATAGTTAATTTTAAGAGGTCTGTGACAAGAACTGCTGATAGTAGAATGATTGTCAAAGTAGATTCTATTACCGGTAAAGAAGATGCTGGTAAATTAGTTGGTAAAAAAGTAGTTTATAATACTGGTAAAAAAGATATTTCTGGTGAAGTTACTAAAGCTCATGGTAATTCTGGAGCTCTTTTAGTTAAGTTTGAAACAGGCATGCCTGGTCAAGCTATTGGACAAAAAGTAAAAATAAATTAA